The DNA window GTTGGTGACGGTGTACGAGAAGACCAGCGTCGCGGGATAGGTGGAGACCGTCGCGGAGGTCTCACCGTTGACGCGCTTGTCTGCTTCCAGGTCATGCGCGTTCGCGACGCAGGCTCCCGCCAGTGCTCCCGTGAGGAGCACTTTCTTCCACTGTGTCTTCATCGACGCTCCACCGTGTCCAGGCCCCCGAGAGAAGGCGGGCGATGGCGTCAGCATTCATGCTGCACGCCAACGGCGGATGGCACGACGAAGCTGTCTGGCAACGAACCGCGGAGGGGCTCGTGGGCGAGGTGCGATGTGTCTCGGTTGGACAGACTCCGCGACCCCGAGGGCCGGGGCGCGGAGCGTGGTCCTGCAAGAATTGCAACGGCTCGCGGCGAGCTTTTCAGTCCGTGGTCATCGCCACGCCTGGTGATACCTGAGACGCGCGTCGCGCGGGCAGCCAGCTCGCGAGCGCCACCACCGCGAGCAGCAACAGCGGCACCGCGAGGAACGTCACCGGGTCCATGGCGCTCACGCCGTACAGCATGCCTTCCAGCACCCGCGACAGCGCCAGCGACAGAGCCAGGCCCACGCCCAGGCCCACCACGCACATCCGCAACGCCTGGTTCATCACCAGTCGCACCACGTCCGCCGGCATCGCGCCCAGCGCCAGCCGGATGCCCAGCTCCCTGCGACGCTGCGCCACGCTGTACGCCATCAACCCGTAGATGCCGAGCGAGGCCAGCGCCACCGCGGAGACCGCGAACGCGAGCAGCAACACCCGCTGGAAGCTCCGGTTCGCCACCGAGAGCTCCAGGTTCTGCTCCAGCGTCGTGGGCGGGCGCGTCGACAGTCGCGAGTCGAGCTGCGCCAGCTCCTCCTTCACCAGCGCGGCGACAGCCTCCATGGGCAGCGGGCTGCGCACCATCACCGATGCAAACGGCCACGGCGTCTGGCTCAGCGGCGCGTAGAGCTCCGGCTCCGCCGCCTTGTCCAAGCCCCGGCCGCGCATATCGCCCACCACGCCCACGACCTCTCGCTCGATGGACTCGCCGTAGCCAATCTTGACGCGCTTGCCGAGCATCTCTTCCCCCGGGAAGAACCGCCGGGCGAAGGACTCATTCACAATCACCACGGGAAGAGAGTCCTTCCTATCCTGGGTCGTGAAGTCGCGCCCCTGCTTCAGCGACATCCCCAGCGTCGCGACCACGCCATCGCTCATCGCCCGGTAGCTGGTGCTGAGTCGCTCGGACGGAGGCGTGGGCCGGCCGGGAATCTCCATGGTCAGGCTGATGCCCGACGTTATCGCCACGCCCGGCGTCATGATGGCCGCGGACTCCACGCCCGGCCGCGCGCGCACCTGCTCGAGCAGTCGTTCGTAGAAGGGCACCATCGTCTCACCCGTGTAGAGCGAGCCCGGGAGGTTGAAGCGCAACAGCGTCACATTCTCCGCGCGGTATCCCGGGTCCACCTCCGCCAGTCGCTGCGCGCTGCGCACCAGCAACCCCGCGCCCACCAGCAACATCAGCGCGAGCGACACCTGCGTGGACACCAGGACCGCGCGCCAGCGCAGCGCGGACTTGCTGGCGCTCGTGCCACGGGTGCTCTGAAGGAGCCCGCCCAGGCTCGCCTTCGCCGCCGTCCCCAGGGGCGCGAGCCCACACATCAGCGCCACCGCCAGCACCAGTCCCGCGGTGTAGAGCAGGGCGCGTGCGTCCACGCGCACGGCCTGCACCTGCCGCACCGACTCCGGCAACAGGGTGCTCAGCACATCCGTGCCCCAGGCGCCCAGGAGCAGCCCCGCGGCACCTCCCGCGACGGCCAGCAGCGAGCCTTCCGCCAACAACTGCCGCGCCAGCGCGCCCCGGCCCGCCCCCAGCGCCGCGCGCACCGCGAACTCGTGCTGCCGCGCCAGGGCTCGCGCGAGCAGCAACTGCGCGACGTTGACGCAGGCGACCAGCAGGAGCAGCGACACGGCCCCCAGCAGCAGCAGCGCGGGCTTGCGCGTGTCCTTGGACAGCCGCACCTGGAGGGACTCCACCGAGGCGCTCGCGCGGGAGTTGCTGTCGGGATAGGCCTGGGTCAGCGCCGCCATCACCGTGCGCGTCTCCAGGTCCGCTTGCTCCACCGTGCTCCCGGGCGCCAGCAGGGCCACTCCGGTGAGCATGTGTGTGCCGCGGCTGTCCCAGTTGTCGCGAATGAAGCCCTCCGCGGCCAGTGAGGTCCAGAGCGCCACCGGCTCGGAGGCGTCTTCCCGGGGGAAGTCGAAGCCCTCGGGCATCACGCCGACCACCTGGTAGGACTGGCCATCCATCTCCATCAGGCGCTCCAGCACGCGAGGGTCCGCGCCGAAGCGCCGCTTCCACAGCGCATGGGAGAGCACCACGGCCCGGGGGCCGTTGAGCAGGTGTTCCTCCTCGGAGAGGACCCGGCCGAGCAGGGGCGACACCCCCGCCACGCGGAAGAAGTCCTGCGACACCATCGTCCCTTCCACCCGCTCCGGCTCCTGGTGGGGGGCCGTGAGGGTGACTCCGGAGACGGAGAAGGCCGAGAAGGCCTCGAAGGACTTCACCTTCTGCCGCAGGTCCTCCGCGTCCAGGCGGGACAGGCCCGACTGCACGCCGTCGTTCTTGAGGTCCTTGCCCCACACGGAAAGGATGCGCTCCGCCCTCGGGAGGGGGAGTGGCCGGAGCAGCAGTGCGCTCACCACGCTGAAGAGCAGCGTGTTGGCCCCAATGCCGAAGGCCAGGGCCAGCACCGTCGCCAGGGTGAAGCCGGGGCTGCGGCGGAGGGAGCGGGCGCCGTGGCGCAAGTCCTGGAAGAAGGAGGGCATGTCTCACCGTAGAGCCAACCGCGTGCCAACGTGCGCCGTGGCTCAAGGGCGCGAACTGACGGCACCTGGGGTTTCAAAGTCTCCCGACGCTGTGCGGTTGTGGGACAGCCGCTGTTCGGAGCTGACACGGCTGCCCCCCGGGGTCGGGCCCTAGATTTTCAAGGGGGGCTCGATGAGCGTCGGCGGCGTGGCCTTCGGGTCATCCGGCTCATACGCGGGCGCCTGGGGCCCCGCGTGTGTGCGCTTCCACTTCCGAGGCACCCGCTCGATGCCCACCGGATACACCGTGAGCTGACCCTTCGCGTTGATGTGCAGGCGAAGGAAGTTCTTCCAGTCCGGCAGCGCCAGCGAGATGAACGCCTCGTTGGAGTGGGCGCCGAAGAGGTTGACGCTCAGCCACAGGTACACGCCCATGACGAAGGGGCCGACGAGGAAGCCGCCCAGGAACGTGAGGCCGGAGGACATCGCGAACTTGCCCGCCAGGTGCAGCCAGCCCGCCGTGCAGTTGAGCCCGTCGGGCGTGAGCTCGGGACAGATGCCCATGCCACTCACCGCCAGGTAGGTGCCTCCCCACGCGACGAAGAAGGCCGTGAAGATGTGGGCAAGGCCATGCAAGGTGCCCGCGAGCCATCGCCACTTGCCGAAGGCCGCGTCCGCGAAGCCGATGAGTCCGCCGATGGTGGCGAGCCCCAGCACCATCGTCCACGGGCGGCTCACCATGCTGTTGCCCACCGCGAGCACCACGTCGCCGAGTTGGGAGACCCCCAGCGAGCCCACCTCCGCGTAGGCCGCGAGCGCGAGCAGCAGGTACAGCGCGCCCGTCAGCAAGCCGAACAGCGGGCTGTAGCGAATGAGGAACAGGTTGTTTCGCGCCAGCTTCCGGGACGTGCGCTCATCCGGGAAGCTCTTCTGGAGCATGTAGCCGTCTCGCAGCACATGGGCCTTGGGCGCGTGCGTGGGGTGCATGAAGGCGCCGCCACCGCCCGCGGTGATTTTCTGCCGGCCCGCCGCGTCCTCGTGGCGCCGGTAGTGGTGCAGGTCTCCCGCGAGGAAGATGCTGATGCGCCGGCCGAGCACCTTCTCCTGGAGGTACTCCAGGTTGTTCTCCAGGTAGCTGCCCTTGCGCCGCTGCGTGGCCGCGAGAATCCATGCGGGCTCCGCGTTGCAGAGGATGACCCGGTCCTCCGGGCCCATCTGGTCCGCCACCTGACGGAAGTACTCCACCTGCGGCACGTCGATGTCGCTGTTGAGCTGCACGTCCGTGCCGATGAGCCACCACCCCTGAGGCAGCTTCAGCGCGAAGTAGCTGCGGCTCTGCCGCGTGCGCCGTCCAGCAATCCAGCGGTTCGCGCAGAACAGCCGCATGAAGGCGGACAGGCCGTCGTACCAGTCGTGATTGCCTGGGATGATGAACAGGTCCGGGTTGGGCGTGCTCGAGCGGCGCATGGCCGCTTCGTAGGGCTGTATCAACCGCTCTTCGTAGGCCTCGCGGCTGGCGCCGGGGTACACGCCGTCGCCGCCCATCACGAGCACCCGCCCGCGCTGGGTGTCGAACTCTCCGGCGCGCGGTTGTCCTCGCACGGGGAGCTTCAGCTCGGGCAACGCGAGCAGCCGCGCCACGGTGTAGGTGGAGTCCCAGCCGTCTCCCGTGTCGGCGACGTAGTCGAGCCAGAAGTCTCCCTCCGGCAGGGTCTCCTGCGAGTAGTCGAAGTAGGAGTCCTGTGGACGCACGACGGCTTCGATGAGCCGATGGTCCGCGCGGGCGCCGAAGACGGCGGCGACGAGTGCGTCCAGGCCCGTGCGCAGGAGCTGTGCGGGGTGGAGCCACCGCACCATGCCCGCGTGACGTTGGGGCTTCGTCGCGGTGCCGCTGTCGGAGATGAGGGCGGTCTCGTTTCGCGAGGGCACGGAGTGCGGACGCGGCGTCGGCTCGGTGGGCTCCTGGCGCTGCGCTGTCCCCGTGGGTTTACGGGCCATGGGGCGTGGTCTCCCTCGGGCCCTGCGTGAAGCGCTGCTCGGGGCCGGGGCCGGCGTAGACCTGCACGGCCTTGAAGGGCGCGCCGGGTGACACCACCTTCGCGGAGTGCTTCGTGCCCGCGGGGATGTAGACCGCGTCTCCCTTGCTCACGCGAAGCGTCTGTCCTGACACCGTCATGTCCGCGGCGCCGTCCTCGATGTAGAGAATCTCGACGCTGGTGTCGTGCGTGTGCTCGGGCACCTCGCCGCCGGGCTGGAGCTCCAGCAGCG is part of the Myxococcus landrumus genome and encodes:
- a CDS encoding metallophosphoesterase, translated to MARKPTGTAQRQEPTEPTPRPHSVPSRNETALISDSGTATKPQRHAGMVRWLHPAQLLRTGLDALVAAVFGARADHRLIEAVVRPQDSYFDYSQETLPEGDFWLDYVADTGDGWDSTYTVARLLALPELKLPVRGQPRAGEFDTQRGRVLVMGGDGVYPGASREAYEERLIQPYEAAMRRSSTPNPDLFIIPGNHDWYDGLSAFMRLFCANRWIAGRRTRQSRSYFALKLPQGWWLIGTDVQLNSDIDVPQVEYFRQVADQMGPEDRVILCNAEPAWILAATQRRKGSYLENNLEYLQEKVLGRRISIFLAGDLHHYRRHEDAAGRQKITAGGGGAFMHPTHAPKAHVLRDGYMLQKSFPDERTSRKLARNNLFLIRYSPLFGLLTGALYLLLALAAYAEVGSLGVSQLGDVVLAVGNSMVSRPWTMVLGLATIGGLIGFADAAFGKWRWLAGTLHGLAHIFTAFFVAWGGTYLAVSGMGICPELTPDGLNCTAGWLHLAGKFAMSSGLTFLGGFLVGPFVMGVYLWLSVNLFGAHSNEAFISLALPDWKNFLRLHINAKGQLTVYPVGIERVPRKWKRTHAGPQAPAYEPDDPKATPPTLIEPPLKI
- a CDS encoding ABC transporter permease — its product is MPSFFQDLRHGARSLRRSPGFTLATVLALAFGIGANTLLFSVVSALLLRPLPLPRAERILSVWGKDLKNDGVQSGLSRLDAEDLRQKVKSFEAFSAFSVSGVTLTAPHQEPERVEGTMVSQDFFRVAGVSPLLGRVLSEEEHLLNGPRAVVLSHALWKRRFGADPRVLERLMEMDGQSYQVVGVMPEGFDFPREDASEPVALWTSLAAEGFIRDNWDSRGTHMLTGVALLAPGSTVEQADLETRTVMAALTQAYPDSNSRASASVESLQVRLSKDTRKPALLLLGAVSLLLLVACVNVAQLLLARALARQHEFAVRAALGAGRGALARQLLAEGSLLAVAGGAAGLLLGAWGTDVLSTLLPESVRQVQAVRVDARALLYTAGLVLAVALMCGLAPLGTAAKASLGGLLQSTRGTSASKSALRWRAVLVSTQVSLALMLLVGAGLLVRSAQRLAEVDPGYRAENVTLLRFNLPGSLYTGETMVPFYERLLEQVRARPGVESAAIMTPGVAITSGISLTMEIPGRPTPPSERLSTSYRAMSDGVVATLGMSLKQGRDFTTQDRKDSLPVVIVNESFARRFFPGEEMLGKRVKIGYGESIEREVVGVVGDMRGRGLDKAAEPELYAPLSQTPWPFASVMVRSPLPMEAVAALVKEELAQLDSRLSTRPPTTLEQNLELSVANRSFQRVLLLAFAVSAVALASLGIYGLMAYSVAQRRRELGIRLALGAMPADVVRLVMNQALRMCVVGLGVGLALSLALSRVLEGMLYGVSAMDPVTFLAVPLLLLAVVALASWLPARRASQVSPGVAMTTD